Within the Clostridium scatologenes genome, the region CCAATTTACTTCACTATAGTAATACCTATTTGCTAATCTCCAAAACCTTTGGGGGAATAGTAAAAAGCCAAATAGGACCCTATATTCCTCTAGCTTTAGTGGACTGATTTCATTATAAGAATCAATTATAAGTTTAGCAAAATCAATATTCCAATCCAATCTTTTTAGTACTTTAATGATAAAAGCTGATATATCATAGGTTCTTATTTCCCTTTTGCAATAATCAAAATCTATGACATTTATTTCATCTTTTTCATCAATTATTATATTGTGATAAGTAAAATCATGATGACAAAATGATTTTTCTTCTTCAGCTGTTTTGCAAAATTCCATATAATTTGATTCTAAAATTACATTTAAAGCTCTTTTACCAAGATCCTTATAAAATTCTACTGTTTTCATATAATTTAAGTCAAAATTACTTTTAACACTTTTTTTTCTTCCCATATCACGCATTTTATCCATTGATTTTACTCTTTTTTCTATTAGATTAGGCCACCTTCCCAAGTCTGTCTTTAACTTGCTATTCTCAGGTGGTTCATATCCTTTTGAAGCTATATGCATACATGCTAAACTTTTAGCAGCCTTAATTAAATGTTCTTTATTTTTAAAATCACATTCTTTTCCATCAATCCATTGTGATAAAGTATATATATCTTCATTTATAATTGCATATGGGCTTCCATCTACATTTAAGCAATATTTGTCTACATTAGGAAAACCATTTTCTATTAAATGTTCCTTAGCACCATAAACAAATAAAAGTTTTTGTGTTCCATAGTTTATTTTTTTTAAACA harbors:
- a CDS encoding CotS family spore coat protein, giving the protein MMREFEIERQFNIKIENIKPNRGVYLVKTDQGTKCLKKINYGTQKLLFVYGAKEHLIENGFPNVDKYCLNVDGSPYAIINEDIYTLSQWIDGKECDFKNKEHLIKAAKSLACMHIASKGYEPPENSKLKTDLGRWPNLIEKRVKSMDKMRDMGRKKSVKSNFDLNYMKTVEFYKDLGKRALNVILESNYMEFCKTAEEEKSFCHHDFTYHNIIIDEKDEINVIDFDYCKREIRTYDISAFIIKVLKRLDWNIDFAKLIIDSYNEISPLKLEEYRVLFGFLLFPQRFWRLANRYYYSEVNWPLSTFNNKMEELISEQEKYIKFINKFNEMYIEDQNKSI